One genomic region from Terriglobus aquaticus encodes:
- a CDS encoding helix-turn-helix domain-containing protein, with protein sequence MPDVFVDVRDAAHLAGVSARTVTRWLTENRLQRYRSGSLTRINRSELLSFIEPRLAPARRRKDRHA encoded by the coding sequence ATGCCCGATGTCTTTGTCGACGTCAGAGACGCGGCGCACCTTGCAGGTGTGTCCGCTCGGACTGTGACCCGTTGGCTTACGGAGAACAGGCTGCAACGGTACCGTTCCGGCTCGCTGACTCGCATCAACCGCTCCGAACTTCTCAGCTTCATCGAACCCCGGCTCGCACCCGCAAGACGCAGGAAGGATCGCCATGCCTAA
- a CDS encoding coiled-coil domain-containing protein, producing the protein MAAPVWVLSVDLQTKTAAFTTGLNDAAQKARGSFKDIAGGAKDMGDGVAQSSVNVRAALGLFDNSIRGNHAAAMADMIREFQNTKLVMMALPFAATAGAFIALGGVAVELVEHFKKVREEHEKLTSVQTEFGTAANNAYRSLDDKMLQAEKRADELKNDHLGALRAELKLIDSQSMAELMHQFEGVEKIADEVFSHLQGHWYTIGKGPEGAKHALDDFSVHYRNLLSQGKSEEASGLLSGTLQQARSVLALQQQAASTSSGWGKQTDDSKFMEHQAALNKLKQYGIGFDKEDLEAQQQLIDTLQTQTTIQQKISALKGQEGSNATRETGNEASARASEAAKQAAATRQAIAEQQLAGDRALANAQLDLSNATVQQRLASDLGFAQRELDIKLKANAEQAAALDKSGKDYTNQLAHVHEEAEVLVAQHTAQVAELTSRASVEQNRKDIADLEAAERAKIAATSQGSTARLAAIDQAMQTARQHALQETDFYRSLGSERVEVGRQIAEQTAKVQAELGKEAAENQQKMSELALDAELERQAVLNSSRRQTEAQQINQQLQTANEMYALKQTALSQELSALDKSGKDYEVKLKQILDRQKQLQQQHENEVDQVRNQAEIQRNQRIIAAEQSAANTIANTLTGLATKHLTFAQILESTTQQAASSLIHLAIASLDANGRTKISESAAAARSAFLSTMKAFPAPVNLIAAPLAGAAAFSSMMAFASGTDSVPGQGNGDTVPAMLTPGEGVVPKGVMEGLRNVARNGGFDQGGGHTYHVHVRPTYHLQALDGDGIETTLNKHTDVLQKHFETAVRRMNR; encoded by the coding sequence ATGGCGGCTCCAGTATGGGTCTTGTCTGTAGACCTTCAGACGAAAACGGCCGCGTTTACAACCGGCCTCAACGACGCCGCACAGAAAGCACGCGGCAGCTTCAAGGACATCGCGGGCGGCGCCAAGGACATGGGCGACGGCGTAGCGCAAAGCTCCGTCAATGTCCGTGCCGCTCTCGGGCTGTTCGACAACAGCATCCGCGGCAATCACGCCGCGGCGATGGCTGACATGATCCGCGAGTTTCAGAACACCAAACTCGTCATGATGGCGTTGCCGTTTGCCGCAACAGCCGGCGCGTTCATCGCCCTCGGCGGCGTCGCCGTCGAGCTGGTCGAGCACTTCAAGAAAGTGCGGGAAGAGCACGAAAAGCTCACCAGCGTGCAAACGGAGTTCGGAACAGCGGCTAACAACGCATACCGTTCGCTTGACGACAAGATGCTCCAGGCCGAGAAACGGGCCGACGAACTGAAGAACGACCATCTCGGCGCGCTCCGGGCGGAACTAAAGCTCATCGACTCGCAGAGCATGGCCGAGCTGATGCATCAATTCGAGGGCGTCGAGAAAATCGCCGACGAGGTGTTCTCGCACCTGCAAGGACATTGGTACACCATCGGCAAAGGCCCGGAAGGGGCCAAGCACGCGCTCGACGACTTCAGCGTCCACTACCGCAATCTGTTGTCGCAGGGCAAAAGCGAAGAAGCCTCGGGGTTGCTCTCGGGCACGTTGCAGCAAGCGCGTTCTGTGCTTGCACTTCAGCAGCAAGCCGCGAGTACCAGCAGCGGTTGGGGCAAGCAGACCGACGACTCGAAGTTCATGGAGCACCAAGCGGCGCTCAATAAGCTCAAGCAGTACGGCATCGGGTTCGACAAAGAAGACCTCGAAGCGCAGCAACAGCTCATCGACACTCTGCAAACGCAAACGACAATCCAGCAGAAGATATCGGCACTCAAGGGCCAGGAAGGATCGAACGCAACCCGCGAAACAGGCAACGAAGCGTCGGCCCGTGCGTCCGAGGCGGCCAAACAAGCCGCGGCGACTCGTCAAGCCATCGCGGAACAGCAGCTCGCGGGCGACCGTGCCCTCGCAAACGCGCAACTCGACCTCAGCAACGCGACCGTGCAACAGCGGCTCGCGTCCGACCTCGGGTTCGCACAGCGGGAACTCGACATCAAGCTCAAGGCGAACGCGGAGCAAGCCGCGGCGCTGGACAAGTCGGGCAAGGACTACACCAACCAACTCGCACACGTCCACGAGGAAGCCGAAGTCCTCGTCGCACAGCACACCGCGCAAGTCGCGGAGCTGACGAGCCGGGCCAGCGTCGAACAGAACCGCAAGGACATAGCCGACCTGGAGGCTGCCGAGCGTGCCAAGATTGCGGCTACGAGCCAAGGCTCTACGGCCCGACTCGCAGCCATCGATCAAGCGATGCAGACGGCCCGGCAACACGCCCTGCAAGAAACGGACTTCTATCGGTCGCTCGGTTCGGAGCGGGTCGAGGTCGGGCGGCAGATTGCCGAGCAGACGGCCAAGGTGCAAGCGGAACTCGGCAAGGAAGCCGCCGAGAACCAACAGAAGATGTCGGAACTCGCCCTCGACGCGGAGCTGGAGCGGCAAGCGGTCCTCAACAGCTCGCGCCGGCAGACTGAGGCTCAACAGATAAACCAACAGCTTCAGACGGCAAACGAGATGTACGCGCTGAAGCAGACGGCGCTCTCGCAGGAACTCTCGGCACTGGACAAGTCAGGCAAGGACTACGAGGTCAAGCTAAAGCAGATCCTCGACCGGCAAAAGCAGCTCCAGCAACAGCACGAGAACGAAGTCGACCAAGTCAGGAACCAAGCGGAGATACAGCGGAACCAAAGGATCATCGCGGCCGAGCAGTCAGCGGCGAACACCATCGCCAACACACTCACTGGTCTCGCAACCAAACATCTCACGTTCGCGCAAATTCTGGAATCAACAACGCAGCAAGCCGCAAGCTCTCTAATCCACTTGGCCATAGCGTCGCTAGATGCAAACGGAAGGACGAAGATTTCGGAGTCGGCCGCTGCTGCCCGAAGCGCGTTTCTCTCGACAATGAAGGCGTTCCCGGCACCTGTAAACCTCATTGCGGCACCGCTTGCGGGTGCGGCTGCATTCAGCAGCATGATGGCGTTCGCCTCCGGTACGGACTCAGTGCCGGGCCAAGGCAACGGCGACACCGTGCCGGCCATGCTGACGCCCGGAGAAGGCGTCGTCCCCAAAGGCGTGATGGAAGGCTTGCGGAACGTCGCCCGCAACGGCGGTTTCGACCAAGGCGGCGGGCACACGTACCACGTCCATGTGCGGCCGACTTACCACCTGCAAGCGTTGGACGGCGACGGCATCGAGACCACGCTCAACAAGCACACAGACGTCTTGCAGAAGCACTTCGAGACCGCGGTGCGGAGAATGAACCGCTAA
- a CDS encoding LamG domain-containing protein: MQRISHALGVLAALCFGVGAFAQSTTVTASNLKIGGSPITAGTVTIVPQDAYGHAIAFTGGDGSFNGPQPFSAAITNGAIAPGFTVPDQSLSTATTPNTPLWYAVTITNTLTRASFSYTLPPSTVVGSTFALDTYKATQFAGALTGTTNATSLPSSLWCSTGSRIVLGNGSTITGLYECYFGQMRQVPMGSGSGVTPTFQIGTVSTGAAAVQVVAGANNVYTLNFTLPQGLQGVQGNPGSTPSFSIGTVTTGAAGSQASVTVDPSSTPTNIKLDFTIPQGAAGTGGSGTSIALKVNGTANISQSVLNLIPGTNVSLSDNGSGGITVSVPAGSFDAAGAAAAALANAGVSTDSTKNGAVNLTYTGTAPLTPGANTVQQQQAVAVTTPYTWSMPGTPPPDSTHNVLAFTLANGVYVGSWVAASGGSGAVAGTIPGEWFFNEGTGTSSTNQGTGPVMSIANGSWVSQAGLSGGALAFNGSTNTSTQTVATAAGSSFSLAPGQAMGVCGFFSAASTGLYSRVIGTESSTGSSSGVSGWEFGLQNGAFFYEVAGTGGYNGNDSVSTTGGSYSANTLVFACANYNGSGTVTFYVNGTAQTTSVAKNNLTTSPASTGALTVGKLRGDTTTAAGNSVFSGNIGPLFIVIGRQFTTSEISTMNGNPYAKI; encoded by the coding sequence ATGCAACGCATTTCACACGCACTCGGCGTGCTTGCGGCTCTATGCTTCGGAGTCGGCGCCTTCGCCCAATCCACAACGGTTACGGCGAGCAACCTCAAGATAGGCGGCTCGCCGATCACGGCCGGAACCGTCACCATCGTTCCGCAGGATGCCTACGGGCACGCAATCGCGTTCACGGGCGGCGACGGTTCGTTCAATGGCCCTCAGCCGTTCTCGGCGGCCATCACGAACGGCGCCATCGCTCCGGGGTTCACCGTGCCCGATCAATCGCTCTCGACGGCGACGACCCCGAACACGCCGTTGTGGTACGCCGTCACCATCACCAACACACTGACGCGGGCGTCGTTCTCGTACACGCTGCCGCCGAGCACCGTTGTGGGGTCGACGTTCGCGCTCGACACGTACAAGGCGACACAGTTCGCCGGGGCGCTCACGGGCACCACGAACGCGACGTCGCTCCCGTCGAGCCTTTGGTGCTCCACTGGAAGCCGCATCGTCCTCGGCAACGGCTCGACCATCACGGGTCTTTATGAGTGCTACTTCGGGCAGATGCGACAGGTTCCGATGGGCAGCGGCTCTGGTGTCACGCCGACGTTTCAGATTGGAACGGTGTCGACGGGCGCCGCGGCCGTCCAGGTGGTCGCCGGGGCAAACAACGTATACACGTTGAACTTCACTCTGCCGCAGGGTCTCCAGGGCGTCCAGGGCAATCCCGGTTCGACACCGAGCTTCAGCATCGGGACAGTCACGACCGGAGCGGCCGGTTCGCAGGCGTCCGTCACTGTCGACCCGTCGAGCACCCCGACGAACATCAAACTCGACTTCACCATCCCGCAGGGCGCGGCCGGCACGGGCGGCTCGGGCACGTCGATTGCTCTCAAGGTGAACGGGACCGCAAACATTTCGCAGTCGGTGTTGAACCTTATCCCCGGTACGAACGTCTCGCTGTCCGACAACGGCTCCGGCGGGATCACCGTATCGGTGCCGGCCGGTTCCTTCGACGCTGCCGGTGCTGCCGCAGCAGCTCTGGCAAACGCCGGGGTGAGCACCGACTCGACGAAGAACGGTGCTGTCAATCTGACATATACCGGAACCGCGCCTTTGACGCCCGGAGCGAACACGGTGCAGCAGCAACAGGCCGTCGCGGTAACCACTCCCTATACGTGGTCGATGCCCGGCACGCCGCCGCCCGACTCGACGCACAATGTTCTCGCGTTCACCTTGGCGAATGGTGTTTATGTCGGTTCGTGGGTTGCGGCTTCGGGCGGCTCGGGTGCCGTCGCAGGAACCATCCCTGGAGAGTGGTTCTTCAACGAGGGCACGGGAACCAGCTCGACGAATCAGGGAACCGGCCCGGTCATGTCCATCGCAAACGGTTCGTGGGTGTCTCAGGCCGGCTTGAGCGGGGGCGCTCTGGCATTCAACGGCTCGACCAACACTTCAACGCAGACCGTAGCGACGGCCGCGGGCAGTTCCTTCAGTCTTGCGCCTGGACAGGCGATGGGCGTTTGCGGGTTCTTCTCGGCCGCGTCGACGGGGCTGTACTCGCGCGTTATCGGGACCGAGTCGAGCACCGGCAGCAGCAGCGGTGTCTCGGGCTGGGAGTTCGGTCTCCAGAACGGCGCGTTCTTCTACGAGGTCGCCGGAACGGGCGGCTACAACGGCAACGACTCGGTCTCGACCACGGGCGGTTCCTACTCAGCGAACACGCTTGTCTTCGCTTGCGCGAACTACAACGGCTCGGGCACGGTCACGTTCTACGTCAACGGGACAGCGCAGACGACCTCGGTTGCGAAGAACAACTTGACCACTTCGCCGGCAAGCACCGGCGCTCTCACGGTCGGCAAGCTCCGCGGCGACACCACAACGGCCGCAGGCAACTCGGTTTTCAGCGGCAATATCGGGCCGCTGTTCATCGTCATCGGTCGCCAGTTCACAACCTCCGAAATCAGCACCATGAACGGGAACCCGTATGCCAAGATTTAG
- a CDS encoding alpha-amylase family protein: MGWNSWLAKAEAYYPNGPWQATETYIKQQSDAMKALQPYGYNLMSVDGGWANRDSSGNIQGIPSQFPSGMSSLGSYVHANGQRFGLYITPRPDASEATPSRTAMNSLMQRPSRVGASIT, encoded by the coding sequence ATGGGTTGGAACTCATGGCTTGCGAAGGCCGAAGCCTACTACCCGAACGGGCCTTGGCAGGCGACGGAAACCTACATAAAGCAGCAGTCCGACGCGATGAAGGCGTTGCAGCCATACGGGTACAACCTCATGAGCGTGGATGGTGGATGGGCCAACCGCGACAGCAGCGGCAATATCCAAGGCATCCCGTCACAGTTCCCGAGCGGCATGTCTTCGCTTGGAAGCTATGTCCACGCCAACGGCCAGCGTTTCGGTTTGTACATCACGCCTCGACCGGATGCATCGGAGGCTACGCCGAGTCGAACGGCCATGAACTCGCTGATGCAGCGGCCCTCGCGGGTTGGGGCGTCGATTACATGA
- a CDS encoding alpha-galactosidase encodes MKFDQCDTRSAFPTDASLHAETNLFVSSLQKLKPSVAVLANDYYPEDPYNGGIKSMLWFAQTGASELRIGYDNNGTGNQNGWWYWKAFAYDWTQFSPYLGRGRYPDPDNLMCQLYEGGPGLNSPTALVGDNECRAQFNFYAMVAAPLVIGADLTTLTPATVATLTNSEVIAIDQDALGLTGRRITAADVPCGSTTCSVWLRKTTTGYAVALFNPDPNAGHAVSVTWTQAGLSGTWNMRDVWAHANVGSSSTGYTVSLPAWGSAVLTLTQ; translated from the coding sequence ATGAAGTTCGACCAATGCGACACCCGGAGCGCGTTCCCAACCGACGCTTCGTTGCACGCCGAGACGAATCTGTTCGTATCGTCGTTGCAGAAGCTCAAGCCCTCGGTCGCCGTGCTGGCGAACGACTACTACCCGGAAGACCCGTACAACGGCGGCATCAAGTCGATGCTTTGGTTTGCTCAGACGGGCGCCAGCGAACTCCGCATCGGCTACGACAATAACGGGACCGGCAATCAAAACGGATGGTGGTACTGGAAGGCGTTTGCCTACGATTGGACGCAGTTCTCGCCGTACCTTGGCCGTGGGCGCTATCCCGATCCCGACAACCTCATGTGTCAGCTTTACGAAGGTGGGCCGGGCCTGAATAGCCCAACCGCTCTCGTCGGCGACAACGAATGTCGAGCGCAGTTCAACTTTTACGCGATGGTGGCAGCGCCGCTCGTCATCGGGGCAGACTTGACCACGCTCACCCCGGCGACGGTGGCGACCCTCACGAACTCTGAAGTCATCGCCATAGACCAGGACGCGCTCGGTCTTACGGGCCGGCGCATCACCGCTGCGGACGTTCCTTGCGGCTCGACGACTTGCTCGGTGTGGCTTCGCAAGACCACGACCGGGTACGCAGTCGCGTTGTTCAACCCCGACCCCAACGCCGGGCACGCGGTTTCGGTGACGTGGACGCAGGCTGGACTATCCGGGACGTGGAACATGCGCGACGTTTGGGCACACGCCAACGTCGGCAGTTCCTCAACCGGCTACACGGTGAGTCTGCCCGCATGGGGTTCGGCCGTGCTCACCCTTACGCAGTAG
- a CDS encoding bifunctional DNA primase/polymerase: MNNLEQQAHSHIKRGWFVHPLRPASKIPATNHGKDDATLDPEKVSEWWRRNPNFNVGVSTGPSGLCVLDADHGLASMEEFEAWRVRNRIPETYAVRSGRRPDFGVQMYFRGSVKDGKFELDGVSGDIKSAGGLVLAAGSVHPDTREVYQAIYGDVPVAPMPEAVLELARKSRAAASVQDDGEPITHDRNSRLTSIAGRLRNAGLTAAALEAALLQTNLDRCPDPLDEEEVKRIAANVARYKPADEPVAVTIGGKSSDAHGPQDEPFTGDWSVLFHTREDTENTPDPVFLIRDFLQDESVTGIIGPARARKSIVTLNIIHALLTGERLFGKFEVKNKPERVVYLCPESGKKSLGRRIRNMGLLPYVGESLFFTSMNSDPVALNDPRLLAAMKGAVVFIDTAIRFFKGDENSSEYMKAFGEQCHGLVRHGVKAVVLLHHTAKGAENVTLESGRGSGDFGGFLTCCWGTTLSDYEDAYNAQSLMSCVKQRDFQADSFKLAPSGNQDDFFLQYVEGSANARVQVGAKEKAGKAKALAFARANPDVTAQAMQRALAEQGVAYSESACRGMLRGVRALKITESSSNVLHQQIPTTTHVT, encoded by the coding sequence ATGAATAACCTGGAGCAACAAGCGCATTCCCATATCAAGCGTGGATGGTTCGTCCATCCGCTTCGGCCGGCCAGCAAGATCCCGGCGACCAATCACGGCAAAGACGACGCCACACTCGACCCTGAAAAGGTGAGCGAGTGGTGGCGCCGGAACCCGAACTTCAACGTCGGAGTCTCAACCGGCCCGAGCGGTCTTTGCGTCCTTGACGCTGACCACGGCCTCGCCAGCATGGAAGAGTTTGAGGCGTGGCGGGTTCGCAATCGCATCCCGGAGACTTACGCTGTGCGCTCTGGACGTCGGCCCGATTTCGGCGTGCAGATGTACTTCCGCGGCAGCGTCAAGGACGGCAAGTTCGAGCTTGACGGCGTCTCGGGTGACATCAAGAGCGCAGGCGGCTTGGTTCTCGCTGCCGGGAGTGTTCACCCGGACACCAGAGAGGTTTATCAGGCCATCTACGGCGATGTGCCGGTCGCGCCCATGCCCGAAGCCGTGCTGGAGCTTGCCCGTAAAAGCCGGGCGGCGGCGAGCGTTCAGGACGACGGGGAACCGATCACGCACGACCGCAACTCCAGGCTGACGAGCATTGCCGGCCGGCTTCGGAACGCGGGATTGACCGCGGCAGCATTGGAAGCGGCGCTATTGCAGACCAACCTAGACCGCTGCCCGGACCCGCTCGATGAGGAGGAAGTGAAGCGGATTGCGGCGAACGTCGCGCGTTATAAGCCCGCAGACGAACCCGTCGCGGTCACGATAGGCGGCAAGTCGTCAGACGCGCACGGACCGCAGGACGAGCCGTTTACGGGCGATTGGAGTGTGTTATTCCATACGCGCGAAGACACCGAGAACACGCCCGACCCGGTGTTCCTGATACGTGACTTTTTGCAAGACGAATCGGTCACGGGCATCATCGGGCCGGCACGTGCGCGCAAGTCGATTGTGACCCTCAACATCATTCACGCGCTGCTGACGGGCGAGCGATTGTTCGGCAAGTTCGAGGTCAAGAACAAGCCCGAGCGCGTCGTCTACCTCTGCCCTGAATCGGGGAAGAAGTCGCTCGGTCGACGCATCCGCAACATGGGGCTGCTGCCGTATGTGGGCGAGTCGTTGTTCTTCACATCCATGAACAGCGATCCGGTGGCGCTCAACGACCCTCGGCTGCTCGCGGCGATGAAAGGCGCCGTTGTATTCATCGACACTGCAATCCGGTTCTTCAAGGGAGACGAGAACAGCAGCGAGTACATGAAGGCGTTCGGCGAACAGTGCCACGGGTTGGTTCGACACGGCGTCAAGGCGGTTGTTCTGCTGCACCATACAGCCAAGGGAGCGGAGAACGTCACCTTGGAGAGCGGCCGCGGCTCGGGCGACTTCGGCGGATTCCTCACGTGCTGTTGGGGCACGACCCTCTCGGACTATGAGGATGCTTACAACGCTCAGTCGCTTATGTCTTGCGTGAAGCAGCGCGACTTCCAGGCGGACAGCTTCAAGCTGGCGCCCTCTGGTAATCAGGACGACTTCTTCCTCCAGTACGTCGAGGGCAGCGCCAACGCTCGTGTGCAGGTTGGCGCCAAAGAGAAGGCAGGTAAAGCGAAGGCGCTGGCGTTTGCCCGAGCCAACCCGGACGTGACGGCACAGGCAATGCAACGAGCGTTGGCAGAACAGGGAGTGGCTTACTCCGAGTCGGCTTGCAGAGGGATGCTTCGAGGTGTTCGCGCCCTGAAGATCACGGAGAGCAGCAGCAATGTGCTGCACCAGCAAATCCCGACCACTACACACGTGACCTAG
- a CDS encoding helix-turn-helix domain-containing protein, whose translation MSSLTAITAPSFLDAQHAAAFLGGVNARTLTRWAREGYVPAYPLGEGKRRLWRFLRADLEQWMLSRRTLPQAIGAPVREEYDQQH comes from the coding sequence ATGAGTTCGCTTACCGCAATCACCGCGCCCAGCTTCCTCGACGCGCAACACGCCGCAGCCTTCCTCGGCGGCGTAAACGCCCGCACACTCACCCGTTGGGCGCGCGAAGGGTATGTCCCCGCCTACCCGCTCGGCGAAGGCAAGCGCCGCCTCTGGCGCTTTCTGCGGGCCGACCTAGAGCAATGGATGCTGTCTCGGCGTACACTGCCGCAAGCCATCGGTGCTCCGGTCAGAGAGGAATATGACCAGCAGCACTAA
- a CDS encoding tyrosine-type recombinase/integrase, which produces MKNKTAPDTWFFRYREDSEGRRSYRNLKIGTVRDLPHRRDAEKAVLTLRVNINSGVRTPETVNDAIAHYSKIELVPERKSHATLENVRGILRLHIAPKWGGKRLTEVRTVLVEEWLHSMPLAPGTRSKIRNVFSALFSHAIRYEWTDKNPIQKVRASSARLADPDVLSPDEFRALLPLLEARERAMVMLAGSTGLRRSEMFALRWSDVCFVTMQVHVTKGVVRNHFGATKTPASRKPVPLHDSVATALLEWRRGSMYRDQGDFLFPSVRLNGTQPLFPDMVLKKFIRPAAKAAGLTKRIGWHTFRHSLATNLRSLGVDVKVAQELLRHANSRTTLDLYTRAVSADKREANARTMHLLMGETGLHRRAPSAVAA; this is translated from the coding sequence GTGAAGAACAAAACAGCGCCGGATACGTGGTTCTTCCGCTATCGAGAAGACAGCGAAGGCCGGCGCTCATACCGCAATCTCAAAATAGGCACGGTGCGGGATCTGCCGCATCGCCGCGACGCCGAGAAAGCCGTTCTCACCCTGCGAGTCAACATCAACTCAGGCGTTCGCACACCGGAAACGGTGAACGACGCCATAGCCCACTACTCGAAGATCGAACTCGTACCAGAACGGAAGTCGCACGCAACGCTCGAGAATGTTCGGGGCATCCTTCGCCTGCACATCGCTCCGAAGTGGGGCGGCAAGCGGCTAACGGAGGTGCGAACTGTGTTGGTCGAGGAGTGGCTTCACTCCATGCCCTTGGCGCCGGGAACCCGGTCCAAGATCCGCAACGTCTTCTCTGCCCTGTTCAGCCATGCCATCCGGTATGAATGGACTGACAAGAACCCTATCCAGAAAGTCCGTGCTTCATCGGCCCGACTCGCCGACCCCGACGTGCTTTCACCTGATGAGTTCCGGGCCCTCTTGCCGCTCCTGGAAGCAAGGGAACGGGCTATGGTGATGCTCGCTGGCTCGACAGGACTCCGTCGGTCGGAGATGTTCGCGCTTCGCTGGTCCGACGTGTGCTTCGTCACAATGCAGGTACACGTGACCAAGGGCGTCGTTCGCAACCACTTCGGCGCGACCAAGACACCGGCAAGCCGTAAGCCTGTCCCGCTGCACGATTCCGTCGCTACTGCTCTTCTGGAGTGGAGGCGTGGGTCGATGTACCGGGATCAAGGTGACTTCCTGTTCCCTTCCGTTCGCTTGAACGGCACTCAGCCCTTGTTCCCGGATATGGTGCTGAAGAAGTTCATCCGTCCCGCTGCGAAGGCGGCGGGGCTGACGAAGCGCATCGGTTGGCACACGTTCCGGCACTCGCTGGCGACGAACCTACGGTCGCTCGGCGTGGATGTGAAGGTCGCACAGGAGCTACTTCGTCACGCGAACAGCCGGACGACCCTCGATCTATACACGCGGGCAGTGTCGGCCGACAAGCGAGAGGCGAACGCAAGAACGATGCATCTGCTAATGGGCGAAACGGGATTGCACCGTCGTGCACCGTCGGCCGTTGCAGCATAA
- a CDS encoding RNA polymerase sigma factor, whose translation MATLAINPELMMHAAPSTPAVQSDRVSDGGDAELMLRLKAGDLDCFEILMNKYRRAMVHFMFRMVRNQAVAEEMAQEVFLRVYRARESYRAEAKFSTWLYRIATNLAVNYARDTKNERLAAKLQLDAPDEETGSTPDVADSTPTVEADLLRAERMRAIKQHVMNLPERQRMAVLMHKYQEMDYKQIGAVLKLSESATKSLLFRAYQTLREKLKEFV comes from the coding sequence GTGGCGACGCTGGCAATCAATCCGGAACTGATGATGCACGCAGCCCCCTCCACACCCGCGGTTCAATCGGACCGCGTGTCTGACGGTGGCGATGCCGAACTGATGCTTCGACTCAAAGCAGGCGACCTGGACTGCTTCGAAATCCTGATGAACAAGTACCGGCGCGCCATGGTGCACTTCATGTTCCGCATGGTGCGCAACCAGGCCGTGGCGGAGGAGATGGCCCAGGAAGTTTTTCTGCGGGTCTATCGTGCGCGGGAAAGCTACCGCGCTGAAGCCAAGTTCTCCACATGGCTGTATCGCATCGCCACCAATCTGGCGGTGAACTATGCCCGCGACACCAAGAACGAGCGTCTGGCCGCTAAGCTGCAACTGGACGCGCCCGACGAAGAGACCGGCAGCACGCCGGACGTGGCGGATTCGACTCCCACAGTTGAGGCGGACCTGCTTCGCGCCGAGCGGATGCGGGCCATTAAGCAGCACGTGATGAACCTGCCAGAGCGCCAGCGCATGGCGGTACTCATGCACAAGTACCAGGAAATGGACTACAAGCAGATCGGCGCCGTGCTGAAGCTGAGTGAGTCCGCGACAAAGTCTCTGCTGTTTCGCGCATACCAAACTCTGCGCGAAAAGCTGAAAGAGTTCGTCTAG
- a CDS encoding DUF3106 domain-containing protein, whose protein sequence is MKWTLPTRPVRPWPSVLLAVAAAVCVSGIQGQGNRPPAYQPAPPLGAVSAPRPQYPAPQAYNGGRQQPGGYPQTRNYAGPQGYSQQPRNYAGPQYAAPQGYGAPGNRYGQYGGSQQQPNRYQQPPASYGQPNRYQQASPSYGQPNRYAQPSGAYGQPNGYAPGAGRGYTYAQDGRSANPNSPAQTVPNRNANYGGTQQDPARVNAQQRFWQQNGSTQPGARGEHLQQWMEHHNTLNTQDQQRALQREPGFNQLPQQTQQRMLDRLQRLNSLPPQQRERILQRSEQMEQLSPAQRGQVRGAMGQLGALPQDRRRAVARSFRELRSLPPEQRSQILNSPEYRQQFNEQERNTLNNLLTVSPMLPQQ, encoded by the coding sequence ATGAAGTGGACTTTGCCAACGCGCCCTGTTCGCCCCTGGCCTTCGGTGTTGCTCGCCGTCGCTGCGGCAGTATGCGTTTCCGGCATCCAGGGTCAGGGCAACCGCCCACCGGCGTACCAGCCTGCCCCTCCTCTCGGTGCAGTTAGTGCCCCACGGCCGCAGTACCCGGCACCACAGGCCTATAACGGGGGAAGACAGCAGCCCGGCGGCTACCCGCAGACACGCAACTATGCCGGCCCGCAGGGCTACTCGCAGCAACCCCGCAACTACGCCGGACCGCAGTATGCGGCGCCGCAGGGCTATGGCGCGCCCGGTAACCGTTATGGGCAGTACGGAGGCTCGCAGCAGCAGCCAAACCGCTATCAACAGCCTCCTGCGAGCTACGGGCAGCCAAACCGGTACCAACAAGCCTCCCCGAGCTACGGTCAGCCGAACCGGTATGCTCAGCCGTCTGGGGCGTATGGTCAGCCAAACGGGTATGCCCCGGGAGCGGGCAGAGGGTACACCTACGCCCAGGACGGCAGGTCCGCGAATCCCAATTCGCCAGCGCAGACCGTGCCCAACCGGAACGCCAACTACGGCGGCACGCAGCAGGACCCTGCTCGCGTCAACGCACAGCAGCGGTTCTGGCAGCAGAATGGCTCCACCCAGCCCGGAGCTCGAGGCGAGCACCTGCAGCAATGGATGGAGCACCACAACACACTGAATACGCAGGATCAGCAGCGTGCATTACAGCGTGAGCCGGGGTTCAATCAGCTTCCCCAGCAGACACAACAGCGCATGCTGGATCGTCTGCAGCGCCTGAACAGCCTCCCACCGCAGCAACGCGAACGCATTCTGCAGCGCAGCGAACAGATGGAGCAACTCTCGCCTGCCCAGCGCGGCCAGGTGCGTGGTGCCATGGGCCAGCTTGGTGCGCTTCCACAGGATCGGCGGCGCGCCGTGGCACGCTCCTTCCGCGAACTGCGGTCACTGCCGCCGGAGCAGCGCAGCCAGATCCTGAACTCGCCGGAGTACCGCCAGCAGTTCAACGAACAGGAGCGCAACACGCTCAATAACCTGCTGACCGTCAGTCCCATGCTGCCCCAACAGTAG